In Candidatus Margulisiibacteriota bacterium, the following proteins share a genomic window:
- a CDS encoding ribose-phosphate pyrophosphokinase, translated as MIQNSNLCVFSGTSHPVLGDKIVEYLGLKKGEIKISRFAGGEIYARLLDNVRGHSAVIIQTCTEEVNENLMELFIIIDAMKRASAKSITAVIPHFGYARQDRKAASREPISARLVANLLETAGADRIIAMDLHSDQIQGFFNIPVDTLTALPLFTTYIKEKKLKDPVVVAPDTGRAKVAKKMADRIGASLAILHKVRSGHHQSEVTHVVGEVKGKTVIITDDMIDTAGTVTSGVDVLRKEGCNDEIYIAATHGIFSGPAVDRMNKAGFAEVIISDSLPINKPIKNLKILSTAGLLGEAIKRNYANQSISSLFD; from the coding sequence ATGATACAAAACTCAAATCTTTGTGTTTTTTCCGGTACTTCCCATCCCGTTCTCGGCGATAAGATTGTTGAATATCTCGGTCTTAAAAAGGGGGAGATTAAGATTTCCCGCTTTGCCGGCGGCGAGATCTACGCCCGCCTGCTCGATAACGTCCGCGGCCATTCCGCGGTTATCATCCAGACCTGCACGGAAGAGGTAAACGAGAACCTGATGGAGCTATTCATTATAATAGACGCGATGAAGAGAGCGTCGGCCAAGTCGATTACCGCGGTGATCCCGCATTTCGGTTATGCCCGCCAGGACCGCAAAGCCGCCTCCCGTGAGCCGATCTCGGCCAGGCTGGTCGCCAATCTTTTGGAGACCGCCGGCGCCGACCGGATCATTGCCATGGACCTTCATTCCGACCAAATCCAGGGTTTTTTCAACATCCCGGTCGATACCTTGACCGCGTTGCCGCTCTTTACTACATATATTAAGGAAAAGAAGCTCAAGGACCCGGTTGTTGTCGCGCCGGACACCGGCCGGGCCAAGGTCGCCAAGAAAATGGCCGATCGGATCGGCGCCAGCTTGGCGATCCTGCACAAGGTCCGTTCCGGCCACCACCAGTCCGAAGTCACCCACGTTGTCGGTGAGGTCAAAGGGAAGACCGTTATTATTACCGACGACATGATCGATACCGCCGGGACGGTGACGAGCGGGGTCGACGTTCTGCGCAAAGAAGGGTGCAACGATGAGATCTACATTGCCGCCACGCACGGGATCTTTTCCGGGCCGGCGGTTGACCGGATGAACAAAGCCGGTTTTGCCGAGGTGATCATCAGCGATTCCCTGCCGATCAATAAACCGATCAAAAACCTGAAGATCCTTTCGACCGCGGGCTTGCTCGGTGAAGCGATCAAGCGTAATTACGCCAATCAGTCGATCAGTTCGCTTTTTGATTAA
- the rpoB gene encoding DNA-directed RNA polymerase subunit beta — translation MTGRRKFFQTRSRKVIDPPDLLELQKDSFKWFLEEGLPEELRLVSPIKGYQGGLELSFTGKCTYGKPKYPTEDCLIRETTYSVPIKVEARLLNKETKEIKSQEVFIGDLPMMTERGTFIINGAERVIVSQLVRSPGVYFRESKRNERTGKIIYYAMVVPDRGAWLEIETDASNSLSVRINRARKIPVTMFLSAIGATEAEILKALPEGEYRRKSLKDCVILPRDEALIEIYKRLRPGDPVTQEGAQVYLNNLFFNARRYDLGKVGRYKLNRRLGVKVEEEKTMLTKPDILAMVENLVMINNGEGMPDDIDHLGNRRIRAVGELLQRQIRVGFARVEKLVKEQMMVKGAEPLTPGQLVNVRPLQAVIKEFFGSSQLSQFMDQTNPLAELTHKRRLSALGPGGLSRERAGFEVRDIHPSHYGRICPIETPEGPNAGLIGSLATYARVNKYGFIESPYRKVEKGRITNKVEYQTADVSDFFRIASFDVKLDDDGKIIDKNCTVSYKRKFILATPDEIDYMAVAPEQVIGVTTAMIPFVEHDDANRALMGANMQRQSVPLLSPESPIVGTGWEARVAKDSRSLVTAKNPGKVIRVDATEVVIQRDNKTKDVYNLTSFGRSNQDTLVHQRPRVKLGQSVKVGEPIADSSATKDGELALGKNVLVALMPFEGYNYEDAIILSEKLVKKDVFTSVHIQRLEVEVRATKLGMEEITREIPNVGEEAIANLDDRGVIVAGSEVEPGDVLVGKVTPKGETELPAEEKLLRAIFGDKARDMRDTSLRVPPGEVGKVIAVRSFSRENGDELPPGVHELVRVYIAQLRKISVGDKIAGRHGNKGVVAKIMPEEDMPYLPDGTPVDVILNPLGVPSRMNIGQIFELMLGQAGWSLGRKYEMPPFDEAFEEYASINTIENELQEASTHKDFPWVNKSGKVDLIDARTGRPFGRKVAVGKMYLMKLIHLVDDKMHARSTGPYSLITQQPLGGKAQFGGQRFGEMEVWALFAYGAAHTLQEILTIKSDDVVGRSRAYEAILKGKSMGKPGMPESFKVLLKELRGLALDMKTITREGKEINIDEDTRSARERSPQIFGKSRGGEKLAD, via the coding sequence ATGACTGGCAGAAGGAAATTTTTTCAAACAAGAAGCCGAAAGGTAATCGATCCGCCGGATCTTCTGGAACTGCAGAAAGATTCTTTCAAGTGGTTCTTAGAGGAGGGCCTGCCGGAAGAACTGCGACTGGTCTCCCCGATCAAAGGCTATCAGGGGGGCTTGGAGCTTTCGTTCACCGGTAAGTGCACTTACGGCAAACCGAAATATCCGACCGAAGATTGTTTGATCAGAGAGACGACTTATTCCGTGCCGATTAAGGTCGAGGCCCGCCTGCTCAACAAAGAGACGAAAGAGATCAAGTCTCAAGAGGTCTTTATCGGCGATCTGCCGATGATGACCGAGCGCGGCACCTTTATCATTAACGGAGCGGAACGGGTTATCGTTTCCCAGCTGGTTCGTTCGCCGGGCGTTTATTTCCGCGAATCAAAACGGAATGAACGGACCGGGAAGATAATTTACTACGCGATGGTCGTTCCCGACCGCGGTGCCTGGCTCGAGATCGAGACCGATGCTTCCAATTCGCTCTCGGTTAGGATCAACCGTGCCCGTAAGATCCCGGTGACGATGTTCCTGTCCGCGATCGGCGCGACTGAAGCTGAAATTCTGAAAGCCTTGCCGGAAGGGGAATACCGGCGCAAATCCCTTAAGGATTGCGTCATCCTGCCGCGCGATGAAGCGCTGATCGAGATCTATAAGCGGCTCCGACCGGGAGATCCGGTAACCCAGGAAGGGGCCCAGGTTTATTTGAACAATCTTTTCTTTAACGCTCGGCGCTATGATCTCGGCAAGGTCGGCCGCTATAAGCTGAACCGCCGGCTCGGGGTCAAGGTCGAAGAAGAGAAAACGATGCTGACCAAGCCGGATATTCTGGCGATGGTCGAGAATCTGGTCATGATCAATAATGGCGAAGGGATGCCGGATGACATCGATCATCTCGGCAACCGCCGCATCCGCGCTGTCGGCGAGCTCTTGCAGCGCCAGATCCGGGTCGGTTTTGCCCGGGTCGAGAAATTGGTCAAGGAACAAATGATGGTCAAAGGGGCTGAACCTTTGACCCCGGGCCAATTGGTCAACGTCCGGCCGCTGCAAGCGGTGATCAAAGAATTCTTTGGTTCCAGCCAGCTGTCGCAGTTCATGGACCAGACCAATCCGCTGGCCGAATTGACCCACAAACGCCGTCTCTCCGCGCTCGGACCGGGTGGGTTGAGCCGCGAGCGGGCCGGCTTCGAGGTCCGTGACATCCATCCTTCCCACTACGGCCGTATTTGTCCGATCGAAACCCCGGAAGGTCCGAATGCCGGTTTGATCGGGTCCCTGGCGACCTACGCCCGGGTCAACAAATACGGGTTCATCGAGTCCCCTTACCGGAAAGTGGAAAAGGGACGGATCACCAATAAAGTTGAATACCAAACCGCCGACGTCAGCGACTTTTTCCGGATCGCTTCGTTCGACGTCAAGCTCGATGATGACGGGAAGATCATCGACAAGAACTGCACTGTCAGTTACAAGCGGAAATTTATTTTGGCGACCCCGGACGAGATCGACTATATGGCGGTTGCTCCGGAACAGGTCATCGGCGTAACGACCGCGATGATCCCTTTTGTCGAACACGATGACGCCAACCGCGCTCTCATGGGCGCCAACATGCAGCGCCAATCGGTGCCGCTCCTTTCCCCGGAATCGCCGATCGTCGGCACCGGCTGGGAAGCCAGGGTGGCCAAAGATTCCCGCTCGCTGGTTACCGCCAAGAATCCCGGCAAAGTTATCCGGGTCGACGCGACCGAAGTCGTGATCCAGCGCGATAACAAGACCAAAGATGTTTACAATTTGACCAGTTTCGGCCGCAGCAACCAGGACACCCTGGTCCACCAGCGGCCGCGCGTTAAACTGGGGCAGAGCGTCAAAGTCGGCGAACCGATCGCCGACAGCTCCGCGACCAAGGATGGTGAACTGGCCCTCGGGAAAAACGTCCTCGTCGCGCTGATGCCGTTTGAAGGCTACAACTACGAAGACGCGATCATCCTGTCGGAAAAATTAGTTAAGAAAGATGTTTTCACCTCTGTCCATATCCAGCGTTTGGAGGTCGAAGTTCGGGCGACCAAGCTGGGTATGGAAGAGATCACCAGAGAGATCCCGAACGTCGGGGAAGAAGCGATCGCCAACCTCGATGATCGGGGAGTAATTGTTGCCGGTTCCGAAGTCGAGCCGGGTGACGTTTTGGTCGGTAAAGTGACGCCGAAGGGCGAAACCGAGCTGCCAGCCGAAGAAAAGCTCCTGCGCGCCATTTTCGGCGATAAAGCCAGAGACATGCGCGATACTTCGCTCCGCGTTCCGCCTGGCGAAGTCGGCAAAGTCATCGCGGTCCGCTCGTTCTCCCGCGAGAACGGCGACGAACTCCCGCCGGGCGTTCATGAATTAGTCAGAGTTTACATTGCCCAGCTCCGCAAGATCAGCGTCGGCGATAAGATCGCCGGCCGCCACGGGAATAAAGGGGTAGTCGCCAAGATCATGCCGGAAGAAGATATGCCGTATCTCCCGGACGGGACTCCGGTTGACGTGATCCTGAACCCGCTCGGTGTTCCTTCCCGTATGAACATCGGGCAGATCTTTGAATTGATGCTCGGCCAGGCCGGGTGGTCGCTCGGCCGCAAATATGAAATGCCGCCGTTTGACGAGGCCTTTGAAGAGTATGCTTCGATCAACACGATCGAGAACGAATTGCAGGAAGCCTCGACCCATAAAGATTTTCCGTGGGTCAACAAGAGCGGCAAAGTCGATCTGATCGACGCCCGCACCGGTCGGCCGTTCGGCCGCAAGGTCGCGGTCGGTAAGATGTACCTGATGAAACTGATCCACTTGGTCGACGATAAGATGCACGCCCGTTCCACCGGCCCGTACTCCCTGATCACCCAGCAGCCGCTGGGCGGTAAGGCGCAGTTCGGC
- the rpmG gene encoding 50S ribosomal protein L33: MREIITMVCGECKRKNYTTTKNRKTTKERIELTKFCKWDRKHTAHKEEK, translated from the coding sequence ATGAGAGAAATAATTACCATGGTTTGCGGTGAATGTAAACGGAAGAATTACACAACCACCAAGAACAGAAAAACGACCAAAGAAAGAATTGAACTGACGAAGTTTTGCAAGTGGGACCGGAAACATACGGCGCATAAAGAGGAAAAGTAA
- the secE gene encoding preprotein translocase subunit SecE — MKNKIVTYFNETLAEMKKVAWPDRQYVVAATGIILVIVLMTGFFVLFVDYVLGAIFKMLLG; from the coding sequence ATGAAAAATAAGATCGTTACATACTTTAATGAGACTCTGGCCGAGATGAAAAAGGTTGCCTGGCCGGACAGACAGTATGTGGTTGCGGCGACCGGGATAATTTTAGTGATCGTGCTCATGACCGGTTTCTTTGTTTTGTTCGTCGATTACGTGCTCGGCGCGATATTTAAAATGCTGTTAGGTTGA
- the nusG gene encoding transcription termination/antitermination protein NusG: protein MNDNQEHLKNESPEVAAPEPSVATNEAAQPVPAEAAPVEVNVQPVGEKRWYVIQTLTGQEDRAKLAIEQAIESEGLKERIFQVLVPIEETIEIKGGKRFERIRKMFPGYVFLEMILDEKTWYVIRQTTGVARFIGTKIQPTPVSDREMARVLKQLGKEEKFEVSFEKGEAVRIISGPFRGYTGNVDELNAEKGKLKVLINIFGRDTPVEVNFEHAQKLV, encoded by the coding sequence ATGAACGATAACCAAGAACATTTGAAAAACGAGTCTCCAGAAGTTGCCGCTCCGGAACCCTCCGTAGCGACAAACGAAGCGGCTCAACCTGTTCCAGCGGAAGCGGCGCCGGTCGAGGTCAATGTCCAGCCGGTCGGCGAGAAGCGCTGGTACGTTATCCAAACCCTGACCGGCCAGGAAGATCGGGCCAAGCTGGCCATTGAGCAGGCAATCGAATCGGAAGGGTTAAAAGAGCGGATTTTTCAGGTTTTGGTCCCGATTGAGGAAACGATAGAAATTAAAGGCGGCAAGCGATTCGAGCGGATCCGCAAAATGTTCCCCGGTTATGTTTTCCTCGAGATGATCCTGGACGAAAAGACCTGGTATGTGATCCGGCAGACCACCGGGGTCGCCAGATTCATCGGGACCAAAATTCAACCGACCCCGGTTTCCGATCGGGAGATGGCCCGGGTCTTGAAACAGTTGGGTAAAGAAGAGAAGTTCGAGGTCTCTTTCGAAAAAGGCGAAGCGGTCAGGATCATTTCCGGTCCGTTCCGCGGTTACACCGGCAACGTCGACGAACTTAACGCGGAAAAAGGGAAGCTCAAGGTCTTGATCAACATTTTTGGTCGGGATACGCCGGTCGAAGTTAATTTTGAGCACGCCCAGAAATTAGTGTAA
- a CDS encoding homoserine dehydrogenase encodes MKQINIGIIGLGVVGAAVAEVLHKNASAIAAQSGLQLKVKKGCDLRKVKVPCPVTTDAYALINDPEISIIVETMGGVNPAKKFILDAIAAGKHIVTSNKELIALHQDEIIAAARERNVSVLYEASVGGGVPILAALRRNLAGNVLSEVYGIVNGTTNYILSTMSEEGKEFSDALKEAQAKGFAEANPKKDIEGYDAAYKTVILAAEAFGARVKMDAVFREGIEKITIEDICYAREIGYAIKLLAIAKESAGSVDVRVHPALVPLAHPLAGIRQNFNAIYVKGFPIGELMFYGPGAGGNPTASAVIADIIELGQTGRVFRREIKAATVKKIDDIKARYYLRLQVSDKVGVLASIAKVFAEKSVSIAAVIQKETAQNTTTLVIMLDESSEKNIQSALNSIKKLSVVHRLGNLIRIL; translated from the coding sequence ATGAAGCAAATCAATATCGGGATAATTGGTTTAGGGGTCGTTGGAGCGGCGGTCGCGGAAGTTCTTCATAAGAACGCGTCGGCTATTGCCGCGCAGTCCGGCCTCCAACTAAAAGTTAAGAAGGGGTGCGATCTCCGTAAAGTCAAAGTTCCTTGCCCGGTGACGACCGACGCTTATGCTCTGATCAATGACCCGGAGATCTCCATTATCGTCGAGACAATGGGGGGCGTCAATCCGGCCAAGAAATTTATCCTTGACGCGATTGCCGCCGGAAAACATATTGTTACCTCCAATAAAGAATTGATCGCCCTCCACCAAGACGAAATCATTGCCGCTGCCCGAGAGCGTAACGTTTCCGTGCTATATGAAGCGTCGGTTGGCGGAGGCGTGCCAATCCTAGCCGCTTTACGCCGTAATCTGGCCGGCAACGTCCTGTCGGAAGTCTACGGTATCGTTAACGGAACGACCAATTATATTCTCTCAACTATGTCGGAAGAAGGGAAAGAATTTTCCGATGCCTTAAAAGAGGCGCAGGCCAAAGGCTTTGCCGAAGCCAATCCGAAAAAAGATATCGAGGGCTACGATGCCGCTTATAAAACGGTCATTTTGGCGGCCGAGGCTTTTGGCGCCCGGGTGAAAATGGATGCCGTTTTCCGTGAAGGGATCGAAAAGATCACGATCGAAGATATTTGCTATGCCAGGGAGATCGGCTACGCGATCAAGCTCCTGGCGATCGCTAAAGAGAGCGCCGGTTCAGTCGATGTCCGGGTCCATCCGGCGCTGGTTCCTTTGGCTCATCCGCTGGCCGGGATCAGGCAGAATTTCAACGCGATCTACGTGAAGGGTTTCCCGATCGGCGAGCTGATGTTTTATGGGCCGGGGGCGGGGGGGAATCCGACCGCCTCGGCGGTCATTGCCGATATCATAGAATTAGGGCAGACCGGACGGGTTTTTCGCCGTGAGATCAAGGCGGCGACGGTCAAAAAGATCGACGACATTAAGGCCCGATATTACCTGCGGCTCCAGGTCTCCGATAAGGTCGGGGTTCTGGCCTCTATTGCCAAGGTTTTCGCGGAGAAAAGCGTCAGTATTGCCGCGGTTATCCAAAAGGAGACCGCCCAGAATACCACCACGCTCGTCATTATGCTTGATGAATCGAGCGAAAAGAACATCCAATCGGCCTTAAATTCGATCAAAAAACTGTCAGTGGTCCACCGCCTCGGCAATCTGATTCGGATTTTGTAA
- the rplJ gene encoding 50S ribosomal protein L10: MSEKAIAQKKIVVDDLKDRITRASLVVITDYVGFTVKDLTGLRKKLRPSGGELKVLKNTLIHRAASECGYDGLEGNLKGSTALLLGYDDPIIPLKVMVDYFKEIEKGSMRAGIVSKTVFDEKQLKEIAKLPPREVLLAKVVGGLQSPISGLVNVLQGPIRKLVYALQAIKDKKGGE, encoded by the coding sequence ATGAGCGAAAAAGCGATCGCGCAAAAGAAAATAGTTGTTGATGACCTGAAGGATCGGATAACGCGGGCCTCGCTCGTGGTTATTACCGATTACGTTGGTTTTACCGTGAAAGATCTGACCGGTCTGCGCAAGAAACTGCGGCCGTCCGGCGGCGAGCTTAAGGTTCTAAAAAATACCCTGATCCACCGGGCCGCCAGTGAATGCGGCTATGATGGGCTTGAGGGCAATCTTAAGGGTTCAACCGCGCTGCTCTTGGGCTATGACGATCCAATCATTCCGCTCAAGGTCATGGTTGATTATTTCAAGGAGATCGAAAAGGGTTCGATGCGGGCCGGGATCGTCAGCAAAACCGTATTCGACGAAAAACAGCTTAAAGAAATTGCGAAACTGCCGCCGCGCGAAGTCTTACTGGCTAAGGTGGTTGGCGGATTGCAGTCGCCGATAAGTGGCTTGGTTAACGTCTTGCAGGGTCCGATCAGGAAACTGGTCTACGCGCTGCAGGCGATCAAGGACAAGAAAGGGGGGGAATAA
- the rplK gene encoding 50S ribosomal protein L11: protein MAAKKEILTKVKLQIKAGAANPAPPIGPALGQHGLNIMEFCKQYNAATKDKGDMVIPVEISIYKDRSFTFILKTPPVADLLRKAAGVEKGSGVPNKNKVGTVTKAKVKEIAELKLPDLNANDVNAGMKIVEGTARSMGINVQ, encoded by the coding sequence ATGGCAGCGAAAAAAGAAATTTTAACCAAAGTCAAATTGCAGATCAAAGCCGGGGCGGCCAACCCGGCCCCGCCGATCGGTCCGGCCCTCGGTCAGCACGGCTTGAATATCATGGAGTTTTGCAAACAGTACAATGCCGCGACCAAGGACAAAGGGGATATGGTCATTCCGGTCGAGATCTCGATCTACAAAGACCGTTCCTTCACCTTTATTCTGAAAACTCCCCCGGTTGCCGACCTGCTCCGCAAAGCGGCCGGAGTGGAAAAAGGTTCCGGTGTCCCCAACAAGAACAAGGTTGGGACCGTGACCAAGGCCAAGGTCAAAGAGATCGCCGAACTTAAACTGCCGGACCTCAACGCCAATGATGTTAATGCCGGAATGAAAATCGTTGAAGGGACCGCGCGAAGCATGGGGATAAACGTACAATGA
- the rplA gene encoding 50S ribosomal protein L1: MSGKKFTEKKKIVDSNKKYTLQEAVGLVKQAAWAKFDETVDLAIKLGVNTTKNPSIRGAVSLPSGSGKSKKIAVITSPGGVNEAEKAGAAVVGSEDLVEKIKGGFLDFDVLIASPDMMGSVGKLGRVLGPKGLMPNPKTGTVTEDVAKAVAEFKGGKVEFKMDKGGAVHMVIGKVSFAPEALAKNFRTALEAINRQKPSGLKGIYIKSITLSSTMGPGVKLDLRKTLEEVE; encoded by the coding sequence ATGAGCGGAAAAAAATTCACTGAAAAGAAAAAAATAGTTGACAGCAACAAAAAGTATACTTTGCAGGAAGCGGTCGGTTTGGTCAAGCAGGCGGCTTGGGCCAAGTTTGACGAGACCGTCGACCTGGCGATCAAGCTCGGGGTCAACACGACCAAGAACCCGTCGATCCGCGGCGCGGTTTCTCTCCCTTCCGGGAGCGGCAAGAGCAAGAAGATCGCGGTTATTACCAGTCCTGGCGGAGTTAACGAGGCCGAAAAGGCCGGCGCCGCCGTGGTCGGGTCCGAAGACCTGGTGGAAAAAATTAAAGGCGGGTTCCTCGATTTTGATGTCTTGATTGCTTCCCCCGATATGATGGGTTCGGTCGGTAAGCTTGGTCGGGTACTCGGGCCGAAGGGTTTGATGCCTAATCCGAAGACCGGGACCGTGACCGAAGATGTCGCCAAAGCGGTCGCCGAGTTCAAAGGCGGCAAGGTTGAGTTCAAGATGGACAAGGGTGGAGCGGTCCACATGGTGATCGGTAAAGTTTCTTTCGCTCCCGAAGCTTTGGCCAAGAATTTCCGGACCGCGCTTGAAGCGATCAACCGCCAAAAGCCGTCCGGTCTCAAGGGAATTTACATTAAGTCGATCACGCTCTCTTCGACCATGGGGCCGGGAGTAAAGCTTGATTTACGCAAGACTTTGGAAGAGGTTGAATAA
- the rplL gene encoding 50S ribosomal protein L7/L12: MSKVQELITSVESMTVLELSELVKALEEKFGVTAAAPVMMGGMMPGAGAAAAEAPKDEFDVVLTAAGDKKIQVLKVLRELTGLGLKEAKDLVDGAPKTVKEKLKKAEAEEMKKKLEAEGAKVEIK; encoded by the coding sequence ATGTCTAAAGTACAGGAATTGATTACGTCCGTTGAGTCGATGACCGTTCTGGAGTTGTCTGAATTGGTGAAGGCCCTGGAGGAAAAGTTCGGGGTTACCGCCGCCGCTCCGGTCATGATGGGTGGAATGATGCCTGGCGCCGGCGCCGCCGCCGCGGAAGCGCCTAAGGATGAATTCGACGTCGTGCTCACCGCTGCCGGTGACAAGAAGATCCAGGTGCTCAAGGTTCTCCGCGAGCTGACTGGTCTTGGTCTGAAGGAAGCGAAAGATCTCGTTGACGGAGCGCCCAAAACCGTTAAAGAGAAGCTGAAGAAAGCAGAAGCTGAAGAGATGAAAAAGAAACTCGAAGCTGAAGGGGCAAAGGTAGAAATTAAGTAA